TATGGCTTTGTTGGCGCCTTGATTGACGCATATGTTGTTCAGCCTTCCGGCGACAAGTATCAGTTTTATGAAGGAAGGGAATATGATGAATTCTGGCGAACCGTTCAGGAGCTGGACGTTCCGGTATATCTGCATCCTTCCTTCCCGTCGTTGGATGAGGTGTTTACTCCTGGGGAACTGTACTCCCAAGAGGATTCGGTGGCGGCCTCGGCGGGATTGGCTACGGCAAGCTGGGACTGGCACTCGAGAACGGGACTTTCGTTTCTGAGACTTTATACTGGGGGCGTCTTTGAGAGATTTCAAAAACTGAAGATTGTGCTCGGTCACATGGGAGAAATGGTGCCATTCTATCTGTGGAGGTCAAACGCGGTGTTGAGCAGAGGCAGGCCGACGTCCTTGAGAGATGTATGGAGACACAATATATGGGTGGCGATCAGTGCCGTGTGGGATTTGGACGCTATGAGGATGGTGCTTGCTGTGACGGATGTGAGGAGGGTCATGTATGCCGTTGACTACCCGTTTGGCAGAAACGCTGAGGGCAAGGCCTTTATGGAAGAGCTGCGCAAGAGCAAACTGGTGAGCGAGAAGGAATTCAAGGGCATTGCGAATGGAAATGCCAAGGCGTTGTTGCGCTTGAAGTGAGACGAGAACAACCACCGCAGCGGCCATGCTACCTAGGGAACATGGTTCAGCAGGCTGGACTTGAGCAAATGGTTGCTTTCCTGCATCAGCAGAGTTCGAAGGACAGGCATGCACACTGCGACAATGGTGATGGCCCCTTCTGCTGTGCCTAGTGTCATCAGTACCACCACATGTTCTACAGAAGCTCAAGTTAGGTCGTTGTTCTCAGCTTGGGACCAGGGTTTGCTTTTACCTGGCCCTGCACGGCGACGGTTCACGTTGTGAATGGCGAGGATCTTCATAAACGACGCAATTCCGGCACTTTTAGCTAGTCAGTCACCTGGAATAGAAAAGGAAAATGCCCAGGCACTCACAAAacccccattcccatcgcGATAGTGATCCcgatcttctccttcctcctcatcatcaagggCCAAAAGATTTTGCATGGCAATAAGGCGAGCATGACATCGACTGCACCGGAGTAGGCTGGCAATCTTTCGTAAATATCAAGACCTAGACAGTTCTTATCGAATTGCAAAATGCAAGAGCTTACCGGCAACAAACATATTATAACCATTCATAAGGCCCAGTGGCAGGCATTTCCCCCCTGGCACCTCCTGTCTCCAGATCCGATCCAGAGGCCAACAGTGTGCCCACTGTATGATACAGCTCCCGGCTATAAAAATGTTGGTTGTCCATATCGCAAACCGCACCAGCCTCTTGAGAAATCCGTCTGTTCTCGTTAATCTGACCAAAGTGAGCCCAAAGGACGTCTTGGACCACGCTGCGGCCAGAATGAGGAAGAATCCAGCTATCGTAGCCAAGAGCCTGCTGTTCTCGATGTTCTCAAGGGGGATGGAATGCTGAGATCGACCAAACCCCAATGTTGTGTCGACGGTCTGGAAAATGCAGCCTAGCATGAGAGCGAGCCAGGAGAAAATGAGCAGGTAGTCGTCCCACCAGAGACGTCGGCCACGATAGTACTTCCCCCAGAGACGGAGGAAGATGAAAATTGTAGCGTGGCCTGCGAGTACCCATATCACAAAATTGAGGACTTGGCTGTAGTCTTCATATGGCTGTGGAGTTGATCGTTTTGTTGGAAGACCCATGTCTGTCTGGACGTGAGGAGCTGTGTGGATGTTGAATGACCAAGAAAGCGTAGAATTACTGCAGGCCTTTTGAGTAATAGAAATGATCTGAACAAAACTGAAGCAGGTTGGATGCTTGTGATGGGAGCCCAATTGTGATCAGTTCGGAAGTAGTGTCGATCATACAATGTGTCGCTGCTAAAGTGCATCGTGCAGTCGCTTAAAGCATTAGAGTGTGTGCCGCTTTAAGAACGACATGCATGAGAACAAATATGCCCAGAAGGCTTATAATAATAGCGAAGCAATTCGTGTTTCAGTATTGGGGAGACACACCGGCGGCACACATCCGGTGCTGGCTGATGAAAACTCGGGAGATGGCAATGTGTCTACCTAAACTCGAAAAGGCCTTGTTGGGACATTACATCTTCTCGGGGGTTCTCTTCATGTCGATTAGCAGAAGTTGCACGGGTGACGCtttcaggggtaaaagggGCTAATTGTTTTGGAAAGGAGTCTGTGCCCTCGCGAACCAAGATATCGACCATTCCGGGTTGAGTGTCATATTCCCTTGAATGCATACTCGTACACTGTAGATTGAATAGGTACTTATATGGCTTGCAATTTTTAGGTACCTTAGCTATCAATCAAGTGCAAGTCTCAAAAGGTGGATTCCACTCAATAGCACTTGTATCCTGAGTCTCTGCTGTTTGCGCAGCTATGCCGTTATCCATGCTAGCCTTTGCTCCCATGGCCCACATGGCTGTCAACAAAATCGAGTACGGGTTGAACGTACGTTTCCCAGCCGTTGATGTTGCGATTCTGCCATAATTACGTTAATATTGTTACCATGGACGACGGCGCGATACATGCAGGACGGAATACCCACAATATACTTGAGATCATAGACATGTGGCTCCCCTTCTTCGTAACACTCCAGCACAGGAACCCCTCTGCTCTTCAACAGCTCTGCCATCCGGTAACTCTGATCAATGTGCACGGCCTCATCCCCGCTCCCATGCATAAACGCTGTCGGCGGGTATGTTCGTTTTTGATCCTTCATGAACACCCTGTACGGAGACATGTCTTCCAGAAATGCGACAAAGTCCTCTTGAGTTTTGAACTTCTCTCGATGCATCACTCCTTTTCTCAGTCCCTCCATGTCAGAGTTCAATGATCTTCTCATGTGCAGCTCGGCCTGCAGTCTGATGCGTCGGTTGTACTTGAAATCAGTGGCCCAGTACTGTTGTATTTGTTGTTCCGTGAGAACCTCTTGCTCGTTCCAGGCTAGTGCATCTGTCAACAGATTCTCTGGGTTTCTATCCTCGAGGAAAGCGTCGAGCTCGGCGTCAGTGAACTCTCCTTTCCATGGTGCGGGGTTGTCAGGCTTCCACGGTTCGAATTGAACGCTGTCACAAAAATGCGGGATGGACAGAAAGTCCACCAAGCCATAGACGTCAACCACTGctttgggaggaggagatagATGGGCGGCCATCAGCGTGACCAGGTGGCCGCCGGCAGATTCACCGACAAGAACGTATCGGTCCACATCGACTTTGTCCTCgccgagaagagaaggaagatTTGACCGAAGCCAAGAAACAGACTCCAGGCAGTCGGACAACTGGTCATCGATTCTGGCTTGCGGGGCTAATCGGTAGTTGTGGGAGACCAAGTGGTAACCTCTGGCTCGAAATCCAGGACTGAGCCAGGGCAGAGGGGCGAAGTCTTGCTTTCCATGTCAGAATAGTAAGAACCAAGATGGAAACGTCGGAGTTGACGGGGTTGAAGGGATATGTAGGAAGGTAGATACAAATCACATACGAGCACCGCCCAACCAACCGCCTCCGTGAGTCCTGACCGAAAGACAATGTTAGCAAGACCATCTACATCTCTTCCCAAATGCAAAGATTGACTTATTACCATATTACAAACGGAGCAGGCTCCCCAACAGGTGGATCTGCTGGCCATACCCTTACAGACAACTTGACATCATTCTCAGACACGAATGTGTGATCAGTGAAGCCAGGAGGCGCGCCAGGAGGTGCGCCAAGGGGCAGGTTGAGATCAACAGGGGTGGCAGTCGACGCCATTTTTAACCAGAGCTACGCGCAAGTATGGTGTGCAAGGTGCAAGTCGGCGGCAGCTTGGGCGTTGAACGTGACGGGAAACAAGATGAAAACCGAAATGAGGGGTTAGATGGTTCGAGTGAGGGGTGGCGGTGACATTGATGGGCTCATACCCGAGAATGGACACAGTGACCCACTTGccgtcttgctgctgtcatCGGGTACCTAGATAGGTAGATACCTCATTTTATTCAAAGGAGGGTTTCCTGCGTAACATATAAAAATCACTCTTTGGCCGGTGTTGTATCTCGGTGGGCGTTCTCATCCGTCGACTTCTGGTCTTGACCTGACGTGGTGTTTTCATTCCACCGAACACTACCCTTTGAAAGATCAGGCACAGACCGGTCTCTCCCATGCAATGTAGGTACCCAGCCCTTGAGCGGTACGTTATATTCCGAGGGCCATAGCTTCTGGACTTCTTCTTAGACTCTTCCAACCAAGCCTCCAAGAACCGTAGTACTACGCACTCCACGCGTTCTATATGCATACGCAGATTCACCCATCTAAAACACGTGGACAGGCAACGATCTTGCCCTCGCAGTGAAGAATTTTCCACCTGTCAACGCCGTGGACCGAAATGGGCAAGAATTCGGAGGCTTTCCGGACCTGGAACAGGAAGTCCAGCGAGCCTTGGCAAGCCCTCGATGTGACAGTTCGGGTTGCAAAAAGGACCCGGTAGTTGGATTCCGGCTAAATACCCATGTGGCTCGGGCGCTAAAGATACTACGAGACTGGCCTTTCCACTGGCATGTTGCTGGAGACCCATCGCCTGATGTAGTCTTTCCTTGTCCAGAACGAACAACGACAGAACCAAGCCCCATCGTCCTCAGAGCCTTGACTGAAGTCGCGAACAAGAGAGTCTACAGAGATGTCACGGCGTAGGTCGAGATCCCTGAGATGAAGAACAGAGCCAGTGATAGTCAGAACCTGGAGATATCAACATCTGAAGAGACCTAACAGGCTTGACGCCATCTGcatatcaacaccaaccgctTACCGGGTTTGCCCTCATTAAAAGACAATCAACAAAGATTGCACAAGTCTTTATCGATCACAGGTTCCTGGGATTATGACGATTGACGGCACGTGTAACTCAGCCATAGTCCATGATGGCTCTTGGCCTGGCTACCAGGGAACACTACCCCATAGGGGAGTCCATTTCAAGTAAGCTGGACCCCATTCCAACCGGCCTGATTCAGGCTAATAGTCTAAAAGGAACATTCCATGAGGCTTACCGTCCATATGCCTTTCTAAATGCAACCGCCTTGGCGTGCTAACGGACTCGCAAGCATGGCGACTAGCCTCACGAACGCCACCAAGAGTGTGCTCGATGGATGGGTACGGGGTGTTCTCCGCCGAGAACCAAACTTATGTCTGGAGACATGGAGAAGCATGTGACTTGGCAACGAGGTTCGAGCTGCCATTCCTTGGTTCCTGACATCAAGTAACAAGAATATAAAGAGGCAATGACCTGCGTTCAACTCATGCTACCCGGTTGTTGACAgcggacaaggagaagggaaaaTCGATCACACTTTCCGAACTTTTGTCTTTCACCATGGTCTCGCAGACAGTTGTTTCCTCCCTCCTGgtcgtcctcggcgccgCCGGCGTCAGGGCCCAGCAACGCCAGAGTCTCTGGGGACAGTGCGGTGGTTCCGGCTGGAGCGGCCCTACACTCTGTGTTGACGGCGCGTGGtgcaacccccaaaaccaatgGTATCACCAATGCATTCCAGGCAGCGGTCCTACCACGGCTCAGCCTCAGGTGCCTACCACCACTGCcagaccaacaacaacgctcATCACATCTGTtgtttccaccacctccccgtcgGGTCCCGTGGTGACGAATCCTCCCGTGAACCCCGGTACTTGCCCAAACACACCGTCGGGCCTAGGAACGCCAGTGGCCAACCAGCTCAACGACCCCTTCACCTTCCACAACGGAAACAAGGTCACCAGCAAGGCGGACTGGGCCTGCCGCCAGAGGGAAATCTCTGAGCTTCTCCAGCGCTATGAGCTTGGAACTctcccccccaagcccagcaGCGTGACGGCCTCCTTTTCAGGAAGCACGCTTTCCATCTCGGTCTCTGAGGGCGGCAAGTCCATTTCCTTCACCgtctccatcaacaaccGTCCTTCCGGGGCGGGTCCGCACCCGGCCATTATCAACTTTGGCACCTTTGGCGCGTCGCTCCCTGTCCCTGCTGGCGTGGCCACCATCAACTTCAATAACGACGACATTGCCCAGCAGCAGGGCGGCTCTTCCCGCGGCCGTGGCAAGTTCTACGACCTGTACGGGTCCAGCCACTCGGCCGGTGCGCTCACCGCATGGGCCTGGGGTGTCT
The sequence above is a segment of the Podospora pseudocomata strain CBS 415.72m chromosome 2 map unlocalized CBS415.72m_2, whole genome shotgun sequence genome. Coding sequences within it:
- a CDS encoding uncharacterized protein (EggNog:ENOG503NXIV; COG:S), with protein sequence MALPAEAASQLKTCVQEYGFVGALIDAYVVQPSGDKYQFYEGREYDEFWRTVQELDVPVYLHPSFPSLDEVFTPGELYSQEDSVAASAGLATASWDWHSRTGLSFLRLYTGGVFERFQKLKIVLGHMGEMVPFYLWRSNAVLSRGRPTSLRDVWRHNIWVAISAVWDLDAMRMVLAVTDVRRVMYAVDYPFGRNAEGKAFMEELRKSKLVSEKEFKGIANGNAKALLRLK
- a CDS encoding uncharacterized protein (EggNog:ENOG503PADF) is translated as MGLPTKRSTPQPYEDYSQVLNFVIWVLAGHATIFIFLRLWGKYYRGRRLWWDDYLLIFSWLALMLGCIFQTVDTTLGFGRSQHSIPLENIENSRLLATIAGFFLILAAAWSKTSFGLTLVRLTRTDGFLKRLVRFAIWTTNIFIAGSCIIQWAHCWPLDRIWRQEVPGGKCLPLGLMNGYNMFVAAYSGAVDVMLALLPCKIFWPLMMRRKEKIGITIAMGMGVL
- a CDS encoding uncharacterized protein (EggNog:ENOG503P498; MEROPS:MER0043003; COG:S), which codes for MASTATPVDLNLPLGAPPGAPPGFTDHTFVSENDVKLSVRVWPADPPVGEPAPFVIWTHGGGWLGGAHFAPLPWLSPGFRARGYHLVSHNYRLAPQARIDDQLSDCLESVSWLRSNLPSLLGEDKVDVDRYVLVGESAGGHLVTLMAAHLSPPPKAVVDVYGLVDFLSIPHFCDSVQFEPWKPDNPAPWKGEFTDAELDAFLEDRNPENLLTDALAWNEQEVLTEQQIQQYWATDFKYNRRIRLQAELHMRRSLNSDMEGLRKGVMHREKFKTQEDFVAFLEDMSPYRVFMKDQKRTYPPTAFMHGSGDEAVHIDQSYRMAELLKSRGVPVLECYEEGEPHVYDLKYINRNINGWETYVQPVLDFVDSHVGHGSKG
- the cip2 gene encoding carbohydrate-binding module 1 (EggNog:ENOG503NXFY; CAZy:CE15; COG:G); the protein is MMALGLATREHYPIGESISTDKEKGKSITLSELLSFTMVSQTVVSSLLVVLGAAGVRAQQRQSLWGQCGGSGWSGPTLCVDGAWCNPQNQWYHQCIPGSGPTTAQPQVPTTTARPTTTLITSVVSTTSPSGPVVTNPPVNPGTCPNTPSGLGTPVANQLNDPFTFHNGNKVTSKADWACRQREISELLQRYELGTLPPKPSSVTASFSGSTLSISVSEGGKSISFTVSINNRPSGAGPHPAIINFGTFGASLPVPAGVATINFNNDDIAQQQGGSSRGRGKFYDLYGSSHSAGALTAWAWGVSRIVDALELTQAQTGIDPTRLGVTGCSRNGKGAIVAGALEPRIALTLPQESGAGGSGCWRIATWQKNNGQNVQDSTQIVQENVWFSPNFNSYVNNVNQLPFDHHLLAGLIAPRALYVMENVDMEWLGKISTYGCMGIARKQWEALGVLDNFGYSQVGGNSHCSFPSSQQGSELNAFIDKFLLKRSGGNTNIFRSTQTHSSFNLNNWSPWAVPSLH